Proteins encoded in a region of the Zea mays cultivar B73 chromosome 4, Zm-B73-REFERENCE-NAM-5.0, whole genome shotgun sequence genome:
- the LOC100381405 gene encoding E2F transcription factor-like E2FE-like, translated as MTASFSSVAEVAVPAAAAVMASALPQEQQQARPRPRPMHAGGGGGGGGGANGRHHAYSRKDKSLGLLCSNFVVLYNRDDVESIGLDEAAKCLGVERRRIYDIVNVLESVGILVRKAKNRYTWIGFGGVSISLRELKERALREKSGLAPLQTEQQSAATISEDEDDDTLANPGAYIETERLSQTVDKPSGKPGASGCRLRSDHRKEKSLGLLTQNFVKLFLTMEVDTISLDEAAKLLLGEGHEETNMRTKVRRLYDIANVLSSLNLIEKIHQGDSRKPAFRWLGRATLNTENGVTVAVPPPGKIASKKRAFGTELTNIDMHRSNLDSKNKKKAKLVQSSGDVLTNCKLAVRSRLGQGKQSGFVYGPFHPSGARKHGLDGGNKPGQRERAEDWESLSASFRPQYQNQALSDLFVHYVDAWKTWYSEFAQGSSIMQQHFGHPVNHFL; from the exons ATGACGGCGTCCTTCTCTTCCGTCGCCGAGGTAGCGGTTCCCGCTGCTGCGGCGGTGATGGCATCAGCTTTGCCGCAGGAGCAGCAGCAggcgcggccgcggccgcggccgatgcacgctggtggtggtggtggtggcggcggcggcgccaatGGCCGCCACCACGCGTACAGCCGCAAGGACAAGTCACTCGGCCTCCTCTGCTCCAA CTTCGTGGTTCTCTACAACCGCGACGACGTGGAGTCCATCGGGCTGGACGAAGCGGCCAAATGCCTCGGCGTGGAGAGGCGCCGGATCTACGACATTGTCAACGTGCTCGAGAGCGTTGGA ATTCTTGTGAGGAAAGCCAAGAATCGCTACACCTGGATAGGTTTCGGCGGAGTCTCAATATCCTTGCGAGAACTCAAG GAAAGGGCGTTAAGGGAGAAGTCTGGCTTGGCTCCTCTGCAAACCGAGCAGCAATCTGCTGCCACA ATTTCTGAAGACGAAGATGATGATACATTGGCCAATCCGGGTGCTTATATCGAGACTGAGAGATTGAGTCAAACTGTGGACAAACCTTCTGGCAAACCGGGCGCATCCGGTTGCCGCCTTAGATCTG ATCATAGGAAGGAAAAGTCACTTGGGCTGCTCACACAGAATTTCGTGAAGCTCTTCCTCACCATGGAG GTTGACACGATCTCACTCGATGAAGCTGCAAAACTGCTCCTTGGAGAAGGCCACGAGGAGACCAATATGAGAA CTAAAGTTCGGAGGTTATATGACATTGCCAATGTCCTGTCTTCACTGAATCTAATTGAGAAG ATACATCAAGGGGACTCGAGAAAGCCTGCGTTTCGTTGGTTGGGTAGGGCAACGCTGAACACAGAAAATGGTGTCACAGTTGCTGTGCCCCCACCAGGGAAGATCGCATCAAAGAAAAGAGCGTTTGGAACAGAACTCACTAACATTGACATGCATAGAAGTAATCTAGATTCAAAAAATAAGAAGAAAGCAAAACTTGTACAGAGTAGTGGTGATGTCTTGACGAATTGCAAATTAGCTGTGCGTAGTCGGCTGGGGCAGGGTAAACAAAGTGGCTTTGTTTATGGTCCTTTCCACCCTTCTGGCGCAAGGAAACATGGACTTGATGGCGGCAATAAGCCTGGGCAAAGGGAGAGGGCTGAGGACTGGGAGAGCCTTTCTGCTTCATTTCGACCACAGTACCAGAACCAAG CACTCAGTGATCTATTTGTCCATTATGTCGACGCGTGGAAGACATGGTATTCTGAATTTGCTCAAGGCAGCAGCATCATGCAACAACACTTTGGTCATCCTGTTAACCATTTTTTGTAG
- the LOC732791 gene encoding pyruvate dehydrogenase 1, giving the protein MAAAALIRRLPAARAQAPAFMAARPISDSTAAFTIETSVPFTSHLVDPPSRDVTTTPAELVTFFRDMSLMRRMEIAADSLYKAKLIRGFCHLYDGQEAVAVGMEAAITRSDSIITAYRDHCTYLARGGDLVSAFSELMGREAGCSRGKGGSMHFYKKDANFYGGHGIVGAQVPLGCGLAFAQKYKKEDTATFALYGDGAANQGQLFEALNISALWKLPAILVCENNHYGMGTAEWRAAKSPAYYKRGDYVPGLKVDGMDVLAVKQACKFAKDHAVANGPIVLEMDTYRYHGHSMSDPGSTYRTRDEISGVRQERDPIERVRKLLLTHDLANAAELKNMEKEIRKQVDDAIAKAKESSMPDTSELFTNVYKKGFGVESFGPDRKEMRASLP; this is encoded by the exons ATGGCCGCAGCCGCCCTCATTCGCCGCCTCCCCGCTGCCCGGGCCCAGGCCCCGGCATTCATGGCGGCGCGACCGATCTCCGACTCCACGGCAGCGTTCACCATCGAGACATCTGTCCCTTTCACCTCCCACCTCGTCGACCCACCCTCGCGTGATGTCACCACCACCCCCGCTGAGCTCGTCACCTTCTTCCGCGACATGTCCCTCATGCGCCGCATGGAGATCGCGGCCGACTCCCTCTACAAAGCCAAGCTTATCCGTGGGTTCTGCCACCTCTACGACGGCCAGGAGGCCGTCGCCGTCGGCATGGAGGCCGCCATCACCCGCTCCGATTCCATCATCACCGCCTACCGCGACCACTGTACCTACCTCGCCCGCGGAGGGGACCTCGTCTCCGCCTTCTCCGAGCTGATGGGCCGCGAGGCTGGGTGCTCCCGCGGGAAGGGCGGATCCATGCATTTCTACAAGAAGGACGCCAATTTCTACGGTGGGCACGGCATCGTAGGCGCTCAGGTGCCCCTCGGATGCGGCCTGGCCTTCGCTCAAAAGTACAAGAAGGAGGACACGGCCACGTTCGCGCTCTATGGTGACGGTGCGGCTAACCAGGGACAGCTCTTTGAGGCTCTCAACATTTCGGCCCTCTGGAAGCTGCCTGCCATATTGGTCTGCGAGAACAACCATT ATGGGATGGGAACAGCGGAGTGGAGGGCAGCAAAGAGCCCTGCCTACTACAAGCGTGGCGACTATGTGCCTGGATTGAAG GTTGATGGAATGGATGTTCTTGCTGTGAAGCAAGCGTGCAAATTTGCAAAAGATCATGCTGTCGCAAATGGCCCAATT GTCCTTGAGATGGATACCTACAGATACCATGGCCACTCTATGTCAGATCCAGGAAGCACTTACCGCACCAGGGATGAGATTTCAGGTGTCAGGCAG GAACGGGATCCAATTGAAAGGGTTAGAAAGTTGCTTTTGACTCATGACCTGGCAAATGCTGCTGAGCTCAAG AATATGGAGAAAGAAATCAGGAAACAAGTAGATGACGCTATTGCTAAAGCAAAG GAAAGTTCTATGCCTGATACTTCTGAACTCTTCACAAATGTTTATAAGAAGGGCTTCGGCGTGGAG TCATTTGGGCCAGACAGGAAGGAGATGAGAGCTTCTCTTCCGTAG